The following proteins are co-located in the Micromonospora coriariae genome:
- a CDS encoding SLC5/6 family protein has product MSDIPERRWPAAVGAWLGIGTAPATLVLGAAMAARHGGAVPVAGLLVGGALMAALLWGQGRIGLRRPLGDGGTLTAVLPAYLGNTSRMLLAAVLALSMVGWNGFNVGLGGASLAALTHLPGWVGPALLEVAVLVVSWAPARFGNRVAVLTTLSAVVLVGWCLTVLPPPGAPVRLAAGGLADAAALIGYAAVFALRAPDFSVGLARRRDLAWCVGLLIGPALLGVLAGAGLWLRTGSADVVALLAAGSGLAAYANLFVAVAVFAAALTTTYSGSLALRGLAPRLPARAAMLLVAVLGGVLAVARFDRLVLPWLTLLAAALPVLVVPMAVEATARRRGRVPRTVPAWCWVPPALLAVACTLAGVGVAPLLGLALAGACTVLWRRRGVAT; this is encoded by the coding sequence TTGTCTGACATTCCCGAACGGCGCTGGCCGGCTGCGGTCGGCGCCTGGCTGGGTATCGGCACCGCGCCGGCAACGCTGGTGCTCGGCGCGGCGATGGCCGCCCGGCACGGCGGCGCGGTGCCGGTGGCCGGGCTGCTGGTCGGCGGGGCGCTGATGGCGGCGCTGCTCTGGGGGCAGGGCCGGATCGGGCTGCGCCGGCCGCTCGGCGACGGCGGTACGTTGACCGCTGTGCTGCCCGCGTATCTGGGGAACACCTCGCGGATGCTGCTGGCGGCGGTGCTGGCCTTGTCGATGGTCGGCTGGAACGGGTTCAACGTCGGGCTCGGCGGTGCCTCCCTGGCGGCGCTGACACACCTGCCCGGCTGGGTAGGGCCGGCGTTGCTGGAGGTCGCGGTCCTCGTCGTCTCCTGGGCGCCGGCCCGGTTCGGCAACCGGGTCGCGGTGCTCACCACGCTCAGCGCGGTGGTGCTGGTCGGCTGGTGCCTGACGGTGCTGCCGCCGCCGGGCGCGCCGGTCCGCCTCGCCGCCGGTGGGCTCGCCGACGCCGCCGCGCTGATCGGGTACGCGGCCGTGTTCGCGCTGCGCGCGCCGGACTTCAGCGTGGGCCTCGCCCGGCGGCGGGACCTGGCCTGGTGCGTGGGGCTGCTGATCGGGCCGGCGCTGCTCGGGGTGCTCGCCGGTGCCGGCCTGTGGCTGCGGACCGGCTCGGCCGACGTGGTCGCGTTGCTCGCCGCCGGCTCGGGGCTGGCCGCGTACGCGAACCTGTTCGTCGCGGTGGCGGTCTTCGCCGCGGCGCTGACCACCACGTACTCCGGTTCCCTGGCGTTGCGTGGCCTGGCTCCCCGCCTGCCGGCGCGGGCGGCGATGCTGCTCGTCGCGGTGCTCGGCGGGGTGCTGGCGGTGGCGCGGTTCGACCGTCTGGTGCTGCCCTGGCTGACCCTGCTGGCCGCCGCGTTGCCGGTGCTTGTGGTGCCGATGGCCGTGGAGGCCACGGCCCGTCGGCGCGGTCGTGTCCCGCGTACCGTGCCGGCCTGGTGCTGGGTGCCGCCGGCGCTGCTCGCGGTGGCCTGCACGCTCGCCGGGGTGGGCGTCGCCCCGCTGCTCGGGCTGGCCCTGGCCGGGGCGTGCACAGTGCTCTGGCGGCGTCGAGGAGTCGCGACCTAG
- a CDS encoding S8 family serine peptidase, whose product MATGTSGNRLRRLAIPSLVVALVTGVTGVAGSASAAPAGSPGNGGSAAGYFTAGSDKKVTLTDGADRRPGGNRAATPKAAVDETGSGMYVVELVEDPLTTYTGGVSGLARTRPAAGNRLDVTSAPSQAYRRHLDTQRAAVAAAAGVKANAVYTTAFNGFSAKLTAQQVSTLRADKRVRAVTASRALGTPSAPPLPTTATAANPTPATPSGADQSAPTDLAGRPAKPGPGTGAGMVIGVLDTGIWPESASFAKKMPAPATWHGTCQTGVAFVAEHCNGKIVGARYFADTWLAGGGSVPEGELLSPRDMAGHGTHTASTAAGLPIPNVTIDGRRFGPVSGVAPDAQIAVYKVLWNGMGFDADIIAGIDAAVADGVQVLNFSIGSDLGDWEANTPIGVAFLNASLAGVFVAASAGNTGIVSGAISNAAPWVTTVGAAVTRLDEATAKLGDGTKLVGGSLDALPGGGARPLVFGEEAGSPDLGAVYCEPGSLDPDKIKGKVVACALSDMFGSAAEIKAKGGAAMMVFDPVGNYRINSIFNFPVVYLPTEKQAGTLFNYLMRHPNDATVTLRTGGDGSSVPGVPSVADFSSTGPDKVTLGVLKPDLVAPGSDIIAAVSPAGNFGRQYDAYSGTSMASPYVAGAAAILRATHPDWSPGAVASALRTTATDTVGTSSPLDQGSGFINLAGATDPGLVIEPTAADLVAFSETAVPDGKELNLPAISLREYDGTRPVTLTRTLTNVGKARETYRSSVSGLDGMKVTVTPASVTLAPGKSATVTITLGRGSAPWDRYVTGSITWRGKAHSARIPVAARPWGITPRPYGDDGEEFGRMTNGAFGSIQPGFTGPLAGRSTGYTPMQRKSYSMPAGVYGGVFDPSATGVKKVDFTVPANTAGIIVEANTDDPNTNLDLYLYKGDTLIYSSDRFWTSAEQAYKFLPEPGRYTAYVFAQFPGGPVVDFQFGHAIVGRNAKYPGATLTLPSTAQRGATHGFTLKPNKPLAEGDFWAYTEYSTNGTVVPGNLVYTQQSSWQ is encoded by the coding sequence GTGGCTACAGGCACGAGCGGAAACAGGCTGCGAAGACTAGCGATACCGTCGCTTGTCGTCGCCCTGGTCACCGGCGTCACCGGCGTTGCGGGATCAGCGTCGGCCGCCCCTGCGGGATCACCGGGTAACGGCGGCAGTGCCGCCGGTTACTTCACCGCCGGGTCCGACAAGAAGGTCACCCTGACCGACGGGGCCGACCGCCGACCCGGCGGTAACCGCGCGGCCACCCCGAAGGCGGCCGTCGACGAGACGGGCTCCGGCATGTACGTCGTCGAACTGGTCGAGGACCCGTTGACCACGTACACCGGTGGGGTGTCCGGCCTGGCACGGACCCGCCCCGCGGCCGGCAACCGGCTGGACGTGACGTCGGCACCGTCGCAGGCGTACCGCCGGCACCTCGACACGCAGCGGGCCGCCGTCGCCGCCGCGGCCGGCGTCAAGGCCAACGCCGTCTACACCACAGCCTTCAACGGGTTCTCGGCGAAGCTGACCGCCCAGCAGGTGAGCACGTTGCGCGCGGACAAGCGCGTCCGCGCCGTCACCGCCTCGCGGGCCCTCGGCACTCCCTCGGCGCCGCCCCTCCCGACCACGGCGACCGCCGCCAACCCGACGCCCGCCACCCCCAGTGGCGCGGACCAGTCGGCGCCGACGGACCTCGCCGGCCGGCCGGCCAAGCCCGGCCCCGGCACGGGCGCGGGTATGGTGATCGGCGTCCTGGACACCGGCATCTGGCCGGAGAGCGCGTCGTTCGCCAAGAAGATGCCCGCCCCCGCCACCTGGCACGGCACCTGCCAGACCGGGGTTGCCTTCGTGGCCGAGCACTGCAACGGCAAGATCGTCGGTGCCCGCTACTTCGCCGACACCTGGCTCGCCGGCGGCGGCTCGGTGCCCGAGGGTGAGCTGCTCTCTCCCCGCGACATGGCCGGGCACGGTACGCACACCGCGTCCACGGCGGCCGGTCTGCCGATCCCGAACGTCACCATCGACGGTCGGCGTTTCGGTCCCGTCTCCGGGGTGGCGCCGGACGCCCAGATCGCCGTCTACAAGGTGCTCTGGAACGGCATGGGCTTCGACGCCGACATCATCGCCGGCATCGACGCGGCCGTCGCTGACGGCGTGCAGGTGCTGAACTTCTCGATCGGCTCCGATCTCGGCGATTGGGAGGCCAACACCCCTATCGGCGTGGCGTTCCTCAACGCCTCGCTGGCCGGGGTCTTCGTGGCGGCGTCGGCCGGCAACACCGGCATCGTGAGCGGCGCTATCAGCAACGCGGCACCCTGGGTGACAACGGTCGGCGCGGCGGTGACCAGGCTCGACGAGGCCACCGCCAAGCTGGGCGACGGCACGAAGCTGGTCGGCGGCTCGCTGGACGCCCTGCCCGGCGGTGGCGCACGGCCGCTGGTCTTCGGTGAGGAGGCCGGATCGCCGGACCTGGGTGCGGTCTACTGCGAACCGGGCAGCCTCGACCCGGACAAGATCAAGGGCAAGGTGGTCGCCTGCGCGCTGTCCGACATGTTCGGCTCGGCCGCCGAGATCAAGGCCAAGGGCGGGGCGGCGATGATGGTGTTCGACCCGGTCGGCAACTACCGGATCAACTCCATCTTCAACTTCCCGGTGGTCTACCTGCCGACCGAGAAGCAGGCCGGCACGCTGTTCAACTACCTGATGCGCCACCCCAACGACGCGACAGTGACGTTGCGCACCGGCGGTGACGGCTCCAGCGTCCCCGGCGTACCCAGCGTCGCGGACTTCTCCTCCACCGGCCCGGACAAGGTCACCCTCGGCGTCCTGAAACCAGACCTGGTCGCGCCGGGATCGGACATCATCGCCGCGGTCTCACCGGCGGGCAACTTCGGGCGGCAGTACGACGCGTACTCGGGCACCTCGATGGCCTCGCCGTACGTGGCCGGCGCGGCGGCGATCCTGCGGGCCACGCACCCGGACTGGTCACCTGGCGCGGTCGCGTCGGCGCTGCGTACCACCGCCACCGACACCGTCGGCACCAGCAGCCCTCTCGACCAGGGCAGCGGATTCATCAACCTGGCCGGGGCCACCGACCCCGGACTGGTCATCGAGCCCACCGCGGCGGACCTGGTCGCCTTCAGCGAGACGGCCGTGCCGGACGGCAAGGAACTCAACCTGCCGGCCATCTCGTTGCGCGAGTACGACGGGACCCGTCCGGTGACACTCACCCGCACCCTGACCAATGTGGGCAAGGCGCGGGAAACCTACCGCTCTTCGGTATCCGGGCTGGACGGCATGAAGGTCACCGTGACGCCGGCCTCGGTGACGCTGGCACCCGGCAAGTCCGCGACGGTCACCATCACGTTGGGTCGGGGCAGCGCGCCCTGGGACCGGTACGTGACCGGGTCGATCACCTGGCGCGGCAAGGCGCACAGCGCCCGGATCCCGGTCGCCGCCCGTCCGTGGGGCATCACGCCCCGACCGTACGGTGACGACGGGGAGGAATTCGGCCGGATGACCAACGGCGCGTTCGGCTCGATCCAGCCTGGCTTCACCGGACCACTCGCCGGTCGCAGCACCGGTTACACGCCGATGCAGCGGAAGTCGTACTCGATGCCAGCTGGCGTCTACGGCGGCGTGTTCGACCCGAGCGCCACCGGAGTGAAGAAGGTCGACTTCACCGTGCCGGCGAACACCGCCGGCATCATCGTCGAGGCCAACACCGACGACCCGAACACGAACCTCGACCTCTACCTGTACAAGGGCGACACCCTCATCTACAGCAGTGACAGGTTCTGGACCAGCGCGGAGCAGGCGTACAAGTTCCTGCCCGAGCCGGGGCGCTACACCGCGTACGTGTTCGCGCAGTTCCCCGGTGGTCCGGTCGTCGACTTCCAGTTCGGTCATGCCATCGTCGGCCGAAACGCGAAGTATCCGGGCGCCACGCTGACGCTTCCCTCCACGGCGCAGCGTGGTGCGACGCACGGGTTCACGCTGAAGCCGAACAAGCCGCTGGCCGAGGGTGACTTCTGGGCGTACACCGAGTACAGCACCAACGGCACTGTGGTCCCCGGCAACCTCGTCTACACCCAACAGAGTTCCTGGCAGTAA
- a CDS encoding phosphoribosyltransferase family protein, producing the protein MNGRRVVLIEDVVTTGGALLASCAQLRSIGAQVETVVCAIDREQGGRENLAAEALQLRAALTRRDLEASLMA; encoded by the coding sequence GTGAACGGGCGGCGTGTCGTGCTGATCGAGGACGTCGTCACCACGGGAGGCGCACTACTGGCATCGTGCGCGCAGCTACGGTCCATCGGCGCGCAGGTGGAGACAGTGGTCTGCGCCATCGACCGCGAGCAGGGCGGTCGTGAGAATCTGGCGGCCGAGGCGCTACAACTCCGCGCCGCCCTCACCCGCCGCGACCTGGAAGCGTCTCTGATGGCGTGA
- a CDS encoding alpha/beta fold hydrolase: MATFVLIHGGGGSAWDWHLLVPELISRGHDVVVPELPIEDTSAGFAEFCQTVVDAIGDRRDLVVVGHSYGAFTAPLIADKLPVRLLVLLTPMVPKPGERPGDWWANTSYRGAEGLSEEQQFYNGVPAEVVAEAPAHNRDQVSAEGNEPWPLDAWPDVPTKVLLAREDRFFPADFQRRVAADRLGVVPDEIDGGHAVPLSHPKQLADHLTAYPLP; encoded by the coding sequence ATGGCGACATTCGTTCTGATCCACGGCGGCGGGGGCAGCGCCTGGGACTGGCATCTCCTTGTCCCCGAGCTGATCAGCCGCGGCCACGACGTGGTGGTACCGGAACTGCCGATCGAGGACACATCCGCGGGGTTCGCCGAGTTCTGCCAGACGGTCGTCGACGCGATCGGTGACCGGAGAGACCTGGTGGTCGTCGGGCACTCGTACGGTGCGTTCACCGCGCCGCTCATTGCCGACAAGCTGCCGGTGCGGCTGCTCGTCCTGCTCACACCGATGGTCCCCAAGCCCGGTGAGAGGCCCGGTGACTGGTGGGCCAACACCAGTTACCGCGGCGCCGAGGGGCTCAGTGAGGAGCAGCAGTTCTACAACGGTGTCCCGGCCGAGGTCGTCGCGGAGGCACCGGCACACAACCGGGACCAGGTCAGCGCGGAGGGCAACGAGCCGTGGCCCCTGGACGCCTGGCCAGACGTGCCGACGAAGGTGCTCCTCGCACGCGAGGACCGGTTCTTCCCGGCGGACTTCCAACGTAGGGTTGCCGCCGACCGGCTCGGCGTCGTCCCGGACGAGATTGACGGCGGCCACGCGGTGCCGCTCAGCCACCCGAAGCAACTCGCCGACCATCTCACTGCGTACCCCCTTCCCTGA
- a CDS encoding nuclear transport factor 2 family protein, with product MSSPRETFLRLVNGVCDGPYEDLADLYAEQTHVTHPFHPLKPPPLRSRNELQEHFTAPPPVARTLVRKPVDVTIHETVDPEVIVAEFAYQGRVAETGEAFTVPCVFVMRIRNGLIIESRDYIDPIASARAWGQLDSLLTALRPQKSATIEGAARP from the coding sequence ATGAGCAGCCCACGCGAAACTTTCCTCCGACTGGTGAACGGTGTTTGCGACGGTCCATACGAGGACTTGGCCGACCTGTACGCCGAACAGACCCATGTCACACATCCGTTCCACCCGCTCAAGCCGCCGCCGCTGCGTAGCCGCAACGAGCTGCAGGAGCACTTCACCGCGCCGCCTCCGGTCGCCCGGACGCTGGTCCGTAAGCCAGTCGACGTGACGATTCATGAGACTGTGGACCCGGAGGTGATTGTCGCCGAGTTTGCCTATCAGGGGCGGGTAGCCGAGACAGGTGAGGCGTTCACGGTGCCATGCGTCTTCGTGATGCGTATCCGCAATGGGCTCATCATCGAGTCCCGAGATTACATCGACCCCATCGCCAGCGCGCGGGCTTGGGGTCAACTCGACAGCCTCTTGACCGCGCTCCGTCCGCAAAAGAGCGCCACCATCGAGGGCGCAGCCCGACCCTGA
- a CDS encoding PKD domain-containing protein, with protein MSLAANPTRGTAPLTTTLTATATAPSGQSITDYAWDFGDNSAVRHGATLRSTTHAYPRKGTFTARVTTTYTSGETRSINLTITVT; from the coding sequence CTGTCCCTGGCCGCCAACCCGACCCGCGGCACCGCGCCGCTGACCACCACGCTCACCGCCACCGCGACGGCGCCGTCCGGGCAGAGCATCACCGACTACGCGTGGGACTTCGGCGACAACAGCGCTGTCAGGCACGGAGCGACACTACGGTCGACCACCCATGCCTATCCCCGCAAGGGGACCTTCACCGCCCGGGTGACGACCACCTACACCAGCGGGGAGACCCGCTCGATCAACCTGACCATCACTGTCACCTGA
- a CDS encoding NAD(P)/FAD-dependent oxidoreductase, whose amino-acid sequence MSEQHSTVVIGAGPAGLTAAYELLRHGLPVRVFEADEVVGGISRTVERDGWRFDIGGHRFFTKVPRVEAFWHEILPDEDFLTRPRMSRIFYRGALFNYPLSAANALRNLGLPEAARCLGSYARARLRPPRDQSHFEGWVSARFGWRLYSIFFKTYTEKVWGMPADRLQADWAAQRIKNLSLAKAIRNAVLPRRYRTDVTSLIEQFQYPKYGPGMMWERCAEQVRHRGGEVSTGTWVTAVHRDPQRRRAVSVTVNGVGGQRTEAADHVISSMPISELVTALRPAPPPEVLACAADLRYRDFLTVALVVPAEFSFPDNWIYVHDPGVRVGRIQNFGSWSPYLVKDGRTCLGLEYFVFEDDEMWRTPDGDLVALATAELERLGLARPGVVEAGYVVRMPKAYPVYDERYQHNVDVIRAWLAEEVPNVHPVGRNGMHRYNNQDHSMLTAMLTAENIATGSAHDVWSVNVEQDYHEQSTGGDGRRGTGRDAPVLPSRIVAVPITAPEAARAAGDSGRSTQVPLV is encoded by the coding sequence ATGAGCGAGCAGCACAGCACGGTGGTCATCGGTGCGGGGCCGGCGGGCCTCACTGCGGCGTACGAACTGCTCCGGCACGGCCTGCCGGTCCGGGTGTTCGAGGCCGACGAGGTGGTCGGCGGGATCAGCCGGACCGTGGAGCGCGACGGGTGGCGTTTCGACATCGGCGGGCACCGGTTCTTCACCAAGGTGCCCCGGGTGGAGGCGTTCTGGCACGAGATCCTGCCGGACGAGGACTTCCTGACCCGCCCTCGGATGAGCCGGATCTTCTACCGGGGTGCGCTGTTCAACTACCCACTCAGCGCGGCGAACGCGCTGCGCAACCTGGGGCTGCCGGAGGCGGCGCGCTGCCTGGGCTCGTACGCCCGGGCCCGGCTGCGCCCGCCCCGGGACCAGTCGCACTTCGAGGGCTGGGTGTCGGCCAGGTTCGGCTGGCGGCTGTACTCGATCTTCTTCAAGACGTACACGGAGAAGGTGTGGGGAATGCCGGCCGATCGGCTGCAGGCCGACTGGGCCGCGCAGCGGATCAAGAACCTGTCGCTGGCGAAGGCCATCCGCAACGCCGTGCTGCCCCGGCGGTACCGCACGGACGTGACCAGCCTGATCGAGCAGTTCCAGTACCCGAAGTACGGGCCGGGGATGATGTGGGAGCGCTGCGCCGAGCAGGTCCGCCACCGCGGCGGTGAGGTGTCGACCGGCACCTGGGTCACCGCGGTGCACCGCGACCCGCAGCGACGGCGGGCGGTCAGCGTGACGGTCAACGGGGTGGGCGGGCAGCGCACCGAGGCCGCCGACCACGTGATCTCGTCGATGCCGATCTCGGAGCTGGTGACCGCGTTACGCCCGGCGCCGCCGCCGGAGGTGCTGGCCTGCGCCGCCGACCTGCGCTACCGCGACTTCCTGACCGTCGCGCTGGTGGTGCCGGCCGAGTTCTCGTTCCCGGACAACTGGATCTACGTGCACGACCCGGGTGTGCGGGTGGGCCGCATCCAGAACTTCGGCTCCTGGTCGCCCTATCTGGTCAAGGACGGCCGCACCTGCCTGGGCCTGGAGTACTTCGTCTTCGAGGACGACGAGATGTGGCGTACCCCCGATGGTGATCTGGTGGCGCTGGCGACCGCGGAGTTGGAACGCCTGGGACTGGCCCGGCCCGGCGTGGTGGAGGCCGGCTACGTGGTGCGAATGCCGAAGGCGTACCCGGTGTACGACGAGCGCTACCAGCACAACGTGGACGTGATCCGGGCCTGGCTGGCCGAGGAGGTGCCCAACGTGCACCCGGTGGGACGCAACGGCATGCACCGCTACAACAACCAGGACCACTCGATGCTGACCGCCATGCTGACTGCGGAGAACATCGCCACCGGCAGCGCCCACGACGTCTGGTCGGTCAACGTCGAGCAGGACTACCACGAGCAGTCCACCGGCGGTGACGGCCGGCGGGGCACCGGGCGGGACGCTCCGGTGCTGCCGAGCCGGATCGTCGCGGTGCCGATCACCGCGCCCGAGGCCGCCCGCGCGGCCGGTGACAGCGGCCGGTCGACGCAGGTGCCGCTGGTCTGA
- a CDS encoding GNAT family N-acetyltransferase: MFALPLTEEAELRPLDPWRAEEFLANLDRAREHIQPWVSPSFVATDLPSARAVLQRYADRWARDAGGIWGVWWRGTLVGGVMFVSFDAALRVCEVGCWVEPSAQGRGLVAPAVRRIVDWAVRERGIQRVEWRTNADNARSIALARRLGLRHDGTLRQVYPGPHGRIDLEIWSVLADEWLARPAVPHPTVH; this comes from the coding sequence GTGTTCGCCCTGCCGCTGACCGAGGAGGCCGAGCTGCGCCCGCTGGACCCGTGGCGGGCCGAGGAGTTCCTCGCCAACCTGGACCGGGCCCGCGAACACATCCAACCCTGGGTGTCGCCGTCCTTCGTCGCCACCGACCTGCCGTCGGCCCGGGCGGTGCTCCAGCGGTACGCCGACCGCTGGGCCCGCGACGCCGGCGGCATCTGGGGCGTGTGGTGGCGCGGCACGCTGGTCGGCGGGGTCATGTTCGTGTCGTTCGACGCGGCGCTGCGCGTATGCGAGGTGGGCTGCTGGGTCGAGCCTTCCGCGCAGGGCCGGGGCCTGGTCGCGCCGGCGGTCCGCCGGATCGTCGACTGGGCGGTCCGCGAGCGCGGCATCCAGCGGGTGGAGTGGCGTACCAACGCCGACAACGCCCGCAGCATCGCGCTCGCCCGCCGTCTCGGCCTGCGCCACGACGGCACGCTGCGGCAGGTCTACCCGGGTCCGCACGGGCGGATCGACCTCGAAATCTGGTCGGTGCTGGCCGACGAGTGGCTGGCCCGGCCAGCCGTTCCGCACCCCACCGTCCACTGA
- a CDS encoding ABC transporter ATP-binding protein gives MTAPLLDARLVVDRGAFRLEVPLRVAPGEVVALLGPNGAGKTTALRALAGLHPLTAGHVTLDGADLDRPASRRWVPTERRPIGVVFQDYLLFPHLSALDNVAFGPRRHGVDRRAARATARDWLGRVGLAGQAHRRPRQLSGGQAQRVALARALAVTPSLLLLDEPLAALDARTRLDTRAELHRHLSAHPGATVLVTHDPLDALALADRLVIVEGGRVVQEGDGPSVTARPRTDYVARLVGLNLYRGRAEGHAVRVAPELTLTVADRLDGEAFVAFRPAAVALHPGRPEGSPRNTWAGTVAGVQRHGDNVRVQLDGPIGVAADVTPAAAAQLRLIPGQQVWVAVKATETHAYPATG, from the coding sequence GTGACCGCGCCACTGCTCGACGCCCGGCTCGTCGTCGACCGGGGCGCCTTCCGGCTGGAGGTGCCGCTGCGGGTCGCACCCGGCGAGGTGGTCGCGCTGCTCGGGCCGAACGGCGCCGGCAAGACCACCGCGCTGCGCGCGCTTGCCGGGCTGCACCCGCTCACCGCCGGGCACGTCACGCTCGACGGCGCCGACCTGGACCGGCCGGCGAGCCGGCGCTGGGTGCCCACCGAACGCCGGCCGATCGGCGTTGTCTTCCAGGACTACCTGCTCTTTCCGCACCTCAGCGCACTGGACAACGTGGCCTTCGGGCCGCGCCGGCACGGCGTCGACCGTCGGGCGGCGCGGGCCACCGCTCGGGACTGGCTCGGTCGGGTGGGGCTGGCCGGGCAGGCGCACCGCCGGCCCCGGCAGCTCTCCGGCGGGCAGGCGCAGCGGGTGGCGCTGGCCCGCGCGCTGGCCGTCACGCCGTCGTTGTTGCTGCTGGACGAGCCGCTCGCCGCGCTGGACGCCCGCACCCGGCTGGACACCCGCGCGGAGCTGCACCGCCATCTGTCCGCGCATCCGGGGGCGACGGTGCTGGTCACCCACGACCCGCTGGACGCGCTGGCGCTGGCGGACCGCCTGGTCATAGTGGAGGGCGGACGGGTGGTGCAGGAGGGCGACGGCCCCAGCGTCACGGCCCGCCCGCGCACCGACTACGTGGCCCGCCTGGTCGGGCTGAACCTCTATCGGGGGCGGGCCGAGGGGCACGCGGTGCGGGTCGCACCGGAGCTGACCCTCACCGTCGCCGACCGTCTGGACGGGGAGGCGTTCGTCGCCTTCCGCCCGGCGGCGGTGGCCCTGCACCCGGGCCGACCGGAGGGCAGCCCGCGCAACACCTGGGCGGGCACCGTGGCCGGCGTCCAGCGGCACGGCGACAACGTGCGGGTGCAGCTGGACGGGCCGATCGGGGTGGCCGCGGACGTCACCCCGGCCGCCGCCGCCCAGCTGCGGCTGATCCCCGGCCAGCAGGTCTGGGTGGCGGTCAAGGCGACCGAGACGCACGCCTACCCGGCAACCGGCTGA
- a CDS encoding ABC transporter permease, producing MSRVLDTAVPRRRGRVPAALLIPAGLGLLFLVLPLAGLVVRAPWTTLPQRLTEPGALTALRLSVQTATLATMLCLLLGVPLAWLLARVEFPGRRLVRALVTVPLVLPPVVGGVALLLVFGRRGLLGGWLDATFGVTLPFTTAGVVLAESFVAMPFLVIAVEGALRAADHRYEEAAATLGAGRWTTFTHVTLPLVAPGLAAGAVLCWARALGEFGATITFAGNYPGRTQTMPLAVYLALETDLESAIVLSLVLLTVSVVILAALRDRWMTSP from the coding sequence GTGAGCCGGGTCCTCGACACCGCCGTGCCCCGGCGGCGCGGCCGGGTGCCGGCGGCACTGCTGATCCCGGCCGGGTTGGGGCTGCTCTTCCTCGTCCTGCCGCTGGCCGGGCTGGTGGTCCGGGCACCGTGGACGACGCTGCCGCAGCGGCTCACCGAGCCGGGGGCGCTGACCGCGCTGCGGCTGTCGGTGCAGACCGCGACCCTGGCCACCATGCTCTGCCTGCTCCTCGGGGTGCCGCTCGCCTGGCTGCTGGCCCGGGTCGAGTTCCCCGGCCGGCGACTGGTCCGCGCCCTGGTCACCGTGCCGCTGGTGCTCCCGCCGGTGGTCGGTGGGGTGGCGCTGCTGCTGGTCTTCGGCCGGCGCGGGCTGCTCGGCGGGTGGCTCGACGCCACGTTCGGCGTCACCCTTCCGTTCACCACCGCGGGTGTCGTGCTGGCCGAGTCGTTCGTCGCCATGCCGTTCCTGGTGATCGCCGTGGAGGGTGCGCTGCGGGCCGCCGACCACCGCTACGAGGAGGCCGCCGCGACGCTGGGTGCGGGCCGCTGGACCACCTTCACCCACGTCACGCTGCCGCTGGTGGCACCGGGGCTGGCCGCCGGCGCGGTGCTCTGCTGGGCCCGGGCGCTCGGCGAGTTCGGCGCCACCATCACCTTCGCCGGCAACTATCCCGGCCGGACGCAGACCATGCCACTCGCCGTCTACCTGGCGCTGGAGACCGATCTGGAGTCCGCGATCGTGCTCAGCCTGGTGCTGCTCACCGTCTCGGTGGTCATCCTGGCCGCGCTCCGCGACCGCTGGATGACCAGCCCGTGA
- the modA gene encoding molybdate ABC transporter substrate-binding protein: MRVRAVRTAVAVLVAVAGLAVAGCGPGDGPTSGGTGDGGVTGAVTVFAAASLTGSFTRIGKDFEAAYPGSTVTFNFAGSSALANQINQGAPADVFASAASRNMTTVTEAGNADGTPSIFARNQLVIAVPRGNPRGVTGLADLTRAGVKVALCADQVPCGAAARSALEEAGVALTPVTLEQDVRGALAKVKLGEVDAALVYRTDARAATADVTGVEFPESARAVNDCPIVALKDAPNRAGARAFVAYVRSAPAQAVLAESGFQAP; the protein is encoded by the coding sequence ATGAGGGTGCGGGCGGTGCGCACGGCGGTGGCCGTACTGGTGGCGGTGGCCGGGCTGGCGGTGGCCGGCTGCGGCCCAGGCGACGGCCCGACGTCGGGCGGCACCGGGGACGGCGGGGTCACCGGCGCGGTGACAGTGTTCGCCGCCGCGTCGCTGACCGGGTCGTTCACGCGCATCGGCAAGGACTTCGAGGCCGCGTACCCGGGCAGCACTGTGACGTTCAACTTCGCGGGCAGCTCCGCCCTGGCCAACCAGATCAACCAGGGCGCCCCGGCGGACGTGTTCGCCTCGGCCGCTTCGCGGAACATGACCACGGTGACCGAGGCGGGCAACGCCGACGGCACGCCGAGCATCTTCGCCCGCAATCAGCTGGTGATCGCGGTGCCCCGGGGCAACCCGAGGGGGGTGACCGGGCTGGCCGACCTGACCCGGGCGGGCGTGAAGGTGGCGCTCTGCGCCGACCAGGTGCCCTGCGGCGCGGCTGCCCGTTCCGCGCTGGAGGAGGCCGGGGTGGCGTTGACGCCGGTCACCCTCGAGCAGGACGTCAGGGGCGCGCTGGCCAAGGTGAAGCTGGGCGAGGTCGACGCTGCCCTGGTCTACCGCACGGACGCCCGCGCGGCGACCGCCGACGTGACCGGCGTCGAGTTCCCCGAGTCGGCGCGGGCGGTCAACGACTGCCCGATCGTGGCGCTGAAGGACGCGCCGAACCGGGCGGGCGCACGGGCCTTCGTCGCGTACGTCCGGTCGGCGCCGGCACAGGCGGTCCTCGCCGAGTCGGGGTTCCAGGCCCCGTGA